In Devosia litorisediminis, one genomic interval encodes:
- the pcaF gene encoding 3-oxoadipyl-CoA thiolase: MTEAYICAYVRTPIGRFGGALSAVRPDDLGAVPLKALMERHGGVDWAAVDDVIFGCANQAGEDNRNVARMSTLLAGLPETVSGTTMNRLCGSGMDAVITAARAIKAGEAELMIAGGVESMSRAPFVLPKAEGAFSRNAEIYDTTIGWRFVNPAMNAQYGTDSMPETGENVAQDFKVSREDQDAFAVRSQARAVAAQDNGRLAQEIVPVTIAQRKGDPRIVDTDEHPRAGTSMETLGKLRALFPGGSVTAGNASGVNDGAAALIIASEAAAKRHGLTPIARILGGAAAGVPPRIMGMGPAPASQKLLARLGLTAADMDVIELNEAFASQAIAVLRELGVAPDAEHVNRNGGAIALGHPLGMSGARIAGSAALELSLNGGQHALATMCIGVGQGIALGLARV; the protein is encoded by the coding sequence AGCCTATATCTGCGCCTATGTGCGCACCCCGATCGGCCGCTTTGGCGGCGCCCTGTCTGCAGTGCGACCCGATGATCTGGGCGCGGTGCCGCTCAAGGCCCTGATGGAGCGTCATGGCGGTGTGGACTGGGCAGCGGTGGATGATGTGATCTTTGGCTGCGCCAACCAGGCCGGCGAAGACAATCGCAATGTGGCGCGCATGAGCACTCTATTGGCTGGCCTGCCTGAAACCGTATCGGGCACCACGATGAACCGGTTGTGTGGCTCGGGCATGGATGCGGTGATCACCGCGGCGCGGGCCATCAAGGCTGGCGAGGCCGAACTGATGATCGCCGGTGGCGTGGAATCGATGAGTCGGGCGCCATTCGTGTTGCCCAAGGCCGAGGGCGCCTTTTCGCGCAATGCCGAAATCTACGACACCACGATTGGCTGGCGCTTCGTGAACCCAGCGATGAACGCCCAGTATGGCACTGATTCCATGCCGGAAACCGGCGAGAACGTTGCCCAGGACTTCAAGGTGTCGCGTGAGGATCAGGATGCGTTCGCCGTGCGGTCACAGGCCCGGGCGGTCGCTGCACAGGATAATGGCCGCCTGGCGCAGGAAATCGTGCCGGTCACCATTGCGCAGCGCAAGGGCGATCCCAGGATCGTGGACACCGATGAGCACCCGCGTGCCGGCACCAGCATGGAAACGCTGGGCAAGCTGCGCGCGCTGTTCCCGGGCGGATCGGTGACGGCGGGTAATGCCTCTGGCGTCAATGACGGTGCCGCAGCCCTGATCATTGCCAGCGAAGCTGCTGCGAAAAGGCACGGCCTGACGCCAATTGCCCGCATTCTGGGCGGCGCGGCCGCCGGGGTGCCTCCACGCATCATGGGCATGGGCCCTGCCCCCGCCAGCCAGAAGCTGCTGGCCCGGTTGGGACTGACGGCAGCCGACATGGATGTCATCGAGCTCAATGAGGCCTTTGCCAGCCAGGCGATTGCCGTGTTGCGCGAACTGGGCGTGGCGCCTGATGCCGAGCACGTAAACCGCAATGGCGGCGCGATTGCGCTGGGTCATCCGCTGGGGATGTCCGGTGCCCGCATTGCCGGTAGTGCAGCACTGGAACTATCGCTGAACGGCGGACAGCATGCACTGGCCACGATGTGCATCGGCGTTGGTCAGGGGATCGCGTTGGGGCTGGCACGCGTATAG
- a CDS encoding SAM-dependent methyltransferase: MTKTAIDNSNTGATPWTRLVSWMVDRIGVSLIGKPTYGAVTVIFPNGRTRTIGDPATGGHSVMRMNNFRVLSEAMQRGTVGFASAYMNGDIEVDDLTALFRFFLQNRDMFEQANPGFFRKAAGDLHYHLSRRNTLEGSKKNIAEHYDLGNDFYGQWLDPSMTYSSAVFTSGDQSLEEAQREKYRRVADMAGVTEGSSVLEIGCGWGGFAETVAKDYKANLRGITLSAEQLKYGKERLAKQGLDEFATLVFEDYRHTEGQFDHIGSIEMIEAVGEDNWDSYFQTVHDRLKPGGTAAIQAITINEADFEGYKSGPDFIQRYIFPGGMLLTKTVMREFGEKYDLVLENVDTFRLSYAKTLRLWRERFLERWPMIAPLGYDEEFKRKWVYYLSYCEAGFAEGSIDVGIYQYRRPE; encoded by the coding sequence ATGACCAAAACAGCAATAGACAATAGCAATACTGGCGCAACGCCGTGGACGCGGCTGGTTTCCTGGATGGTGGACCGCATTGGTGTCTCCCTGATCGGCAAACCGACCTACGGTGCCGTCACGGTGATTTTTCCCAATGGCCGCACCCGCACAATCGGCGATCCGGCAACGGGCGGCCACTCCGTTATGCGGATGAACAATTTCCGCGTGCTCAGCGAAGCCATGCAGCGCGGCACGGTCGGTTTTGCCTCGGCCTACATGAATGGCGATATCGAGGTCGATGACCTCACTGCGCTGTTCCGCTTCTTCCTGCAGAACCGCGATATGTTCGAGCAGGCCAATCCGGGCTTCTTCCGCAAGGCTGCCGGTGATCTGCATTATCACCTGTCGCGCCGCAACACGCTTGAGGGCTCCAAGAAGAACATCGCCGAGCACTACGATCTGGGCAATGATTTCTACGGCCAGTGGCTCGACCCCTCCATGACCTACTCCTCGGCCGTGTTCACTTCTGGTGATCAGAGCCTGGAGGAAGCCCAGCGCGAGAAATATCGCCGCGTCGCAGATATGGCGGGGGTTACCGAAGGCTCCTCCGTGCTGGAAATCGGCTGCGGCTGGGGCGGCTTCGCCGAAACCGTTGCCAAGGATTACAAGGCCAATCTGCGCGGCATCACGCTGTCGGCCGAGCAGCTCAAATATGGCAAGGAACGCCTGGCCAAGCAGGGGCTGGACGAATTCGCGACCCTGGTCTTTGAGGATTATCGCCATACCGAAGGCCAGTTTGATCATATCGGCTCGATCGAGATGATTGAGGCCGTTGGTGAAGACAATTGGGACAGCTATTTCCAGACAGTCCATGATCGTCTCAAGCCAGGTGGCACCGCCGCCATTCAGGCGATCACCATCAATGAAGCCGATTTTGAAGGCTACAAGAGCGGGCCCGACTTCATTCAGCGCTACATCTTCCCCGGCGGCATGCTGCTGACCAAGACGGTGATGCGCGAATTCGGCGAGAAATACGATCTCGTGCTGGAAAACGTCGACACTTTCCGGCTCTCCTATGCCAAGACACTGCGGCTTTGGCGCGAGCGTTTCCTCGAGCGCTGGCCGATGATTGCTCCGCTTGGCTATGACGAAGAGTTCAAGCGCAAATGGGTCTACTATCTCAGCTATTGCGAGGCTGGCTTTGCCGAGGGCTCTATCGACGTCGGCATCTATCAGTACCGCCGCCCAGAATAG
- a CDS encoding DUF1365 domain-containing protein — protein sequence MGSAIDPSDEPHRLGAIYVGDVVHKRARPKRHALRYRVFSMLVDLDRLEALDEKLRFFSLNRFNLVSLVTGDFGPRDGSSIAAFIRRKAEAAGAGPIARIRMLAYPRLLGFAFNPITVYYCDDADGVTKFLAYEVSNTFGEHHFYSAAVSGEAPEIHHEAKKAFFVSPFNTLEGSYRFSVRPPDQEVFLGIALSTQEGGILTAYFAGERRPLTDATLLKLLFAYPFMTAKVVVGIHWEALLLWLKGMPLTLKLRRHLKRGHQA from the coding sequence GTGGGCAGCGCAATAGACCCCAGCGACGAACCGCACCGCCTCGGCGCCATCTATGTCGGCGACGTGGTGCACAAGCGTGCGCGCCCCAAGCGCCACGCGCTGCGCTATCGCGTTTTCTCCATGCTTGTCGATCTTGATAGACTTGAAGCGCTGGATGAGAAACTACGCTTCTTCTCATTGAATCGATTCAACCTTGTCTCGCTGGTTACTGGCGATTTCGGGCCGCGTGACGGCTCCTCCATTGCCGCCTTCATCCGCCGCAAGGCGGAGGCGGCGGGCGCCGGACCGATTGCCCGCATCCGCATGCTCGCCTATCCGCGCCTGCTCGGTTTCGCCTTCAATCCCATAACCGTCTATTATTGTGATGACGCAGATGGGGTCACGAAATTCCTCGCCTATGAGGTCAGCAACACCTTTGGCGAGCATCACTTCTATTCGGCCGCGGTGAGCGGTGAGGCGCCCGAAATCCACCACGAGGCCAAAAAGGCTTTTTTCGTTTCGCCCTTCAATACGCTTGAAGGCAGTTATCGTTTTTCAGTCCGCCCGCCAGATCAGGAAGTCTTTCTGGGGATCGCCCTGTCGACCCAGGAAGGGGGTATTTTGACCGCTTATTTCGCCGGCGAACGCCGCCCGCTGACCGACGCCACCTTGTTGAAACTGCTGTTTGCATATCCATTTATGACAGCTAAGGTGGTCGTGGGCATACACTGGGAAGCCCTGCTTCTATGGCTTAAAGGCATGCCTTTGACGCTAAAATTGCGGCGTCATCTCAAGCGCGGACACCAAGCTTAG
- a CDS encoding ChrR family anti-sigma-E factor, with the protein MTVNHHPDITTLMAFSAGTLDEPYAAVIATHLAMSEGGRESLRHINTIGGALLNAEPKAEMAKGSLDRLMDALGDDDRIDVTPHDERQSDDAVPLPLQRYLPKGLGGVRWKWTGPGVATADLAWGSDGRSRLMLLRVGAGRPVPEHGHGGQELTLILSGAYRDRFGVFAKGDIADHDEDVEHQPIAEPGDDCICLVAVDAKLTFRGRLMRALQPLFGL; encoded by the coding sequence ATGACAGTGAACCACCACCCCGACATTACAACGCTGATGGCCTTTAGCGCCGGTACGCTGGACGAACCCTATGCAGCCGTGATCGCGACGCATCTGGCCATGTCCGAAGGCGGCCGTGAATCGCTGCGCCATATCAACACCATTGGTGGCGCGCTGCTGAACGCCGAACCCAAGGCCGAAATGGCCAAGGGCTCGTTGGACCGCCTGATGGATGCGCTTGGCGATGATGACCGCATTGACGTAACGCCGCATGATGAGCGCCAGAGTGATGATGCCGTGCCCCTGCCCCTGCAACGCTATCTGCCCAAGGGTCTCGGTGGCGTGCGCTGGAAGTGGACCGGCCCCGGTGTAGCCACGGCAGACCTGGCCTGGGGCAGTGATGGTCGCTCGCGGCTCATGCTGCTGCGCGTGGGCGCTGGCCGCCCTGTGCCCGAGCATGGCCATGGCGGGCAGGAACTGACCCTGATCCTGTCAGGTGCCTATCGTGACCGTTTTGGCGTGTTCGCCAAGGGTGACATTGCCGATCATGACGAAGACGTCGAGCACCAGCCGATTGCCGAGCCCGGTGACGACTGCATCTGTCTTGTGGCTGTTGATGCCAAGCTGACCTTCCGCGGCCGGCTGATGCGCGCCCTACAGCCCCTGTTTGGCCTATGA
- a CDS encoding DUF192 domain-containing protein: MTLIAQGFAPVLRRAGALLAVLAVAAPLAACSDEGRLVLHTSSGEHAFNVEVVDTPETRAKGLMFVQDLADDAGMLFDFKQEREVSFWMRNTFIPLDMIFVGADGVVKTIHVNARPQDPTSIPSNVPVQFVLEIPGGRSVELGLKPGDIMEHERVSAPLD, from the coding sequence ATGACATTGATTGCCCAAGGCTTTGCCCCGGTGCTGCGACGCGCCGGTGCGTTGCTGGCTGTGTTGGCGGTAGCCGCCCCCCTGGCAGCCTGCAGCGACGAAGGCCGACTCGTGCTGCATACCTCGAGCGGTGAGCACGCTTTCAATGTTGAAGTCGTCGATACGCCCGAGACCCGTGCCAAAGGCCTGATGTTTGTTCAGGATCTGGCTGACGATGCCGGCATGCTGTTCGATTTCAAGCAGGAGCGCGAAGTCTCGTTCTGGATGCGCAACACCTTCATCCCGCTCGACATGATTTTCGTTGGCGCTGACGGTGTGGTCAAAACCATCCACGTCAACGCACGGCCACAGGATCCGACATCGATCCCGTCAAACGTGCCGGTGCAGTTCGTGCTGGAAATTCCGGGTGGGCGCTCGGTCGAACTTGGCCTTAAGCCCGGCGACATCATGGAGCATGAACGCGTCAGTGCGCCGCTCGATTAG
- a CDS encoding YcbK family protein, with amino-acid sequence MFSPLRSIAAIAVCALSLTACVPMAMFASSSGSSYASKRNDWGTYVASKEVNALCLSPKLRFLIWEFEGHFGRKVIMSSGYRDSSHNAAAGGADNSYHTKCMAADFYIPGVDKRDMILFAMRTNAVGGLGCYPGRQFIHVDVRDRPRGYNRPVTFSGC; translated from the coding sequence ATGTTCAGCCCCCTTCGTTCCATCGCCGCCATCGCTGTCTGCGCCCTGTCGCTGACGGCCTGCGTCCCCATGGCCATGTTTGCCAGCTCCAGTGGCTCAAGCTACGCGAGCAAACGCAATGACTGGGGAACCTATGTCGCGAGCAAGGAAGTCAATGCGCTGTGCCTGTCGCCGAAGTTGCGATTCCTGATCTGGGAGTTCGAGGGGCATTTCGGGCGCAAGGTGATCATGAGTTCGGGCTATCGTGACAGCAGCCACAATGCGGCGGCTGGCGGCGCGGACAATTCCTATCATACCAAATGTATGGCCGCGGACTTCTACATTCCGGGCGTGGACAAGCGGGACATGATCCTGTTCGCAATGCGGACAAATGCCGTTGGCGGGCTGGGTTGCTATCCGGGCCGACAGTTCATTCATGTGGACGTTCGGGACCGTCCACGCGGCTATAATCGGCCGGTCACATTCTCGGGCTGTTAA
- a CDS encoding 3-carboxy-cis,cis-muconate cycloisomerase: MSLLNTALFADPELDALLDDNAHLAAIVHFEAMLASASASEGLVPDQAARAISDSLANVRLDTAALAAGLAKDGVVVPALVKALRAGLPEASRSYLHYGATSQDAIDTAWMLQLAQIVPMLQLRLGHISSTLDGLAVQFGRQRLMAHTRMQAALPITLADKLQGWQRIIDECSSGLTFAAKRALAVQLGGPVGNRASFEGKGDAIAARLAELLGLADAPAWHGNRVALCRLGAELAGLSGALGKLGTDIALMTQSEVGQAAISGGGGSSAMAHKNNPVEAEILVSLARHSAGNLGTLYQALVHENERSGAAWTLEWLTLPAIVRDAGSGLLVAQRLLGRLSFPAQDIG, from the coding sequence ATGAGCCTTCTAAACACAGCGCTGTTTGCCGATCCCGAGCTGGACGCCCTGCTCGACGACAATGCCCATCTGGCAGCAATCGTGCACTTTGAGGCCATGCTGGCCAGTGCCAGCGCCAGCGAAGGGCTGGTTCCGGACCAAGCGGCCCGAGCGATCAGCGACAGCCTGGCCAATGTCCGGCTCGATACGGCGGCGCTGGCGGCGGGTCTGGCCAAGGATGGCGTGGTGGTGCCGGCACTGGTCAAGGCATTGCGGGCCGGTTTGCCCGAGGCCAGCCGGTCCTATCTGCATTATGGCGCCACCAGTCAGGATGCCATCGATACCGCGTGGATGCTGCAACTGGCCCAGATCGTGCCGATGTTGCAGCTGCGCCTGGGCCATATCAGCAGCACACTGGACGGGCTGGCGGTGCAGTTTGGTCGTCAGCGCCTGATGGCGCATACGCGGATGCAGGCGGCCCTGCCTATAACGCTCGCCGACAAACTGCAGGGCTGGCAGCGGATTATTGATGAATGTAGCAGCGGGCTGACCTTTGCCGCCAAGCGCGCACTGGCGGTTCAACTGGGCGGGCCGGTCGGCAATCGTGCCAGTTTCGAGGGCAAAGGCGATGCCATCGCTGCGCGGCTGGCTGAACTACTGGGGCTGGCGGACGCGCCGGCCTGGCATGGCAATCGCGTTGCGCTGTGTCGGCTGGGCGCCGAACTGGCCGGGCTCAGCGGCGCACTGGGCAAGCTGGGCACCGATATCGCCCTGATGACGCAGAGCGAAGTGGGCCAGGCAGCCATCAGCGGCGGCGGCGGCTCTTCAGCCATGGCGCACAAGAACAATCCGGTGGAGGCCGAAATACTGGTGAGTCTGGCGCGGCACAGTGCGGGCAATCTGGGCACGCTCTACCAGGCACTGGTGCATGAGAATGAACGCTCGGGCGCGGCCTGGACACTGGAATGGCTTACCCTGCCCGCCATTGTGCGCGATGCTGGCAGCGGTTTGCTGGTTGCGCAGCGTCTGCTGGGGCGACTGAGCTTTCCGGCTCAGGACATTGGCTAG
- a CDS encoding SDR family NAD(P)-dependent oxidoreductase: MSMQPGVAWIIGGGSGIGAAVATLLAKRGWTVAISGRREDKLAAVAKGHPTISPYPLDVTDTPAIEATVHRIAAELGRIDLFIFGAAAWQPMDVGDYDYEKFAKVVDTNYLGVLRMANPVIAQMERQGGGHFSVIASVAGYFGLPRSAAYSSTKAGLINLLETMRTELAPRHIKVRMIAPGFVKSELTDKNDFPMPFLMETDEAAKRIVDGLTQSDRFEIAFPKRMVWLMKTVRWLPYPVFFWLTSKMLPKD; encoded by the coding sequence ATGAGTATGCAACCGGGCGTTGCGTGGATCATAGGGGGCGGCTCGGGCATTGGCGCAGCCGTGGCGACCCTGCTGGCCAAGCGCGGCTGGACGGTGGCCATCTCTGGCCGCCGCGAGGACAAGCTGGCGGCAGTGGCCAAGGGCCACCCCACCATCAGCCCCTACCCGCTCGACGTGACGGATACCCCTGCCATTGAGGCGACGGTGCACAGGATCGCCGCCGAACTTGGCCGGATCGACCTGTTCATCTTTGGCGCCGCCGCCTGGCAGCCCATGGATGTCGGCGATTATGATTATGAGAAGTTCGCCAAGGTTGTGGATACCAATTATCTGGGCGTGCTGCGGATGGCCAATCCGGTGATTGCGCAGATGGAGCGCCAGGGTGGCGGCCATTTCTCGGTGATTGCGTCAGTGGCGGGCTATTTTGGTCTGCCGCGCTCGGCGGCCTATTCCTCGACCAAGGCTGGCCTGATCAATCTGCTCGAGACCATGCGCACCGAACTGGCGCCACGCCATATCAAGGTCCGGATGATTGCACCGGGCTTTGTCAAATCTGAGCTGACCGACAAGAACGACTTCCCCATGCCGTTTCTGATGGAAACCGACGAGGCAGCGAAGCGGATCGTGGACGGGCTGACCCAGTCTGACCGTTTCGAGATCGCCTTCCCTAAACGCATGGTCTGGCTGATGAAGACCGTACGCTGGCTGCCCTATCCGGTGTTTTTCTGGCTCACCAGCAAGATGCTGCCCAAGGATTAG
- a CDS encoding sigma-70 family RNA polymerase sigma factor, whose translation MDDPTSLLLRVAQSRDRSALAALFNHFGPRIKSMMLKLGAGEALAEDLVQETFVSVWRKAALYSNQRGAASTWIFTIARNLRIDQLRRQSNKPYEDLENLELASDAPNGSVLAEQNQVIDRVTAALTALPAEQQEVVRLSFIHDMPHAQIAETIGVPLGTVKSRLRLAYGRLRPMLEDLQ comes from the coding sequence ATGGACGATCCCACAAGCCTGCTGCTGCGCGTAGCGCAGTCACGTGACCGATCGGCCCTGGCGGCGCTGTTCAACCATTTTGGACCACGCATCAAATCAATGATGCTCAAGCTTGGCGCCGGCGAGGCGCTGGCCGAGGATCTGGTGCAGGAAACATTTGTGTCAGTCTGGCGCAAGGCGGCCCTGTATTCCAACCAGCGGGGGGCGGCGAGCACATGGATATTCACCATTGCCCGCAATCTGCGGATCGACCAACTGCGGCGGCAATCGAACAAGCCGTATGAGGACCTCGAAAACCTCGAACTGGCCAGTGACGCTCCCAATGGCAGCGTATTGGCCGAACAGAATCAGGTGATCGACCGCGTCACAGCGGCGCTGACCGCCCTGCCAGCAGAACAACAGGAAGTCGTGCGCCTGAGTTTCATCCACGACATGCCACACGCCCAGATCGCCGAAACCATTGGCGTTCCCCTGGGTACCGTAAAATCGCGACTTCGCCTCGCCTATGGACGGCTCCGGCCCATGCTGGAGGACCTACAATGA
- a CDS encoding cold-shock protein has product MGANSGGDGDEPLGLPRETSAMTRGDTANSSADAGLDTIEIAGAIKWFDAGKGFGFIVPDNGMPDVLLHVTCLRRDGYQSAHEGARIVVEALNRPGGLQAFRIVSMDESTAIHPAQMPAPRTHVVVEPTSGMVRLEVKWFNRIRGFGFLSAGEGTPDIFVHMETLRRFGITELRPGQFVLVRYGNGPKGLMVAEIRPDGWGDAPSSH; this is encoded by the coding sequence ATGGGGGCCAATTCTGGTGGCGACGGCGATGAGCCCTTGGGCTTGCCGCGAGAGACAAGTGCGATGACGCGCGGCGATACCGCGAACAGTTCTGCCGATGCCGGGCTTGATACCATTGAGATTGCCGGGGCCATCAAATGGTTCGACGCCGGCAAGGGATTTGGCTTCATCGTGCCCGACAATGGCATGCCCGATGTTCTGCTGCACGTGACCTGCCTGCGCCGCGATGGCTATCAAAGTGCCCATGAAGGTGCCCGGATCGTTGTTGAAGCGCTCAACCGGCCCGGCGGCCTGCAAGCCTTCCGTATCGTCTCGATGGACGAATCAACAGCCATACACCCCGCTCAGATGCCCGCGCCGCGGACTCATGTTGTGGTTGAGCCGACCTCGGGCATGGTTCGCCTTGAGGTCAAATGGTTCAACCGTATTCGCGGCTTTGGCTTCCTGTCTGCGGGCGAGGGCACCCCTGATATCTTCGTGCACATGGAAACCCTGCGCCGCTTCGGCATCACCGAATTGCGGCCCGGTCAGTTCGTTCTGGTGCGCTATGGCAATGGCCCCAAAGGCCTTATGGTCGCCGAAATTCGACCCGATGGTTGGGGCGACGCTCCGTCCTCGCACTAG
- a CDS encoding ArsR/SmtB family transcription factor has translation MPPIAILVALADPTRCRLIELLRDGPQPVHVLAAAFKISRPAISRHLRVLKQSGLISENKFGRENRYALHPKKLAPVQRWLGNLLPDTPAPTEALRVSKTAPAEVQPVQAIPAPVAAPEPVAVVSEPTPTPVAAKPPKAAKAIKPSKATTPVDTPAISQMGFDF, from the coding sequence ATGCCGCCCATCGCAATCCTCGTGGCCCTGGCCGACCCCACCCGCTGCCGCCTGATCGAACTGCTTCGCGACGGGCCGCAGCCCGTTCACGTGCTGGCCGCAGCCTTCAAAATCAGCCGTCCGGCGATTTCGCGTCATCTGCGCGTCCTCAAGCAGTCCGGACTGATCAGCGAAAACAAGTTCGGACGCGAGAACCGCTACGCCCTCCATCCCAAAAAACTGGCGCCGGTGCAACGTTGGCTGGGCAATCTGTTGCCGGATACCCCGGCGCCCACCGAGGCCCTGAGGGTCTCAAAGACAGCGCCAGCAGAGGTGCAGCCCGTTCAGGCTATTCCAGCGCCAGTAGCGGCTCCGGAGCCAGTTGCGGTCGTGTCTGAGCCCACACCGACCCCGGTTGCAGCCAAGCCCCCCAAAGCGGCCAAGGCCATCAAACCGAGCAAGGCTACGACCCCGGTTGATACGCCGGCAATCTCGCAGATGGGCTTTGATTTTTAG
- the trhA gene encoding PAQR family membrane homeostasis protein TrhA — protein MQKSVSSYSWWSRAQRPYTPAELIVDGIVHILGLVGAIAAGSILLAFSIIEAAPELPALFIYIGSLVAVLGVSLAYNITPVSPIKKLLARFDQAAIFLFIAGSYTPFLAVMGGTTTGMLMTTFVWGASLIGVALKLIVPEHFGRLAIALYLAIGWSGILVFQSLAQTLPPTTMWLLLAGGVTYSLGIIFHLWEKLKFQNALWHVFVVGGASLHLWAVIDFMVIHRF, from the coding sequence ATGCAGAAATCAGTGTCGTCCTATTCGTGGTGGAGCCGTGCCCAGCGGCCCTATACGCCCGCCGAGCTGATTGTCGACGGCATCGTGCACATTCTGGGTCTGGTCGGTGCCATTGCCGCGGGATCGATACTGCTGGCCTTTTCGATCATCGAGGCAGCGCCCGAACTCCCCGCCCTGTTTATCTACATCGGCAGTCTGGTGGCCGTTCTGGGCGTATCGTTGGCCTACAACATCACACCGGTATCACCGATCAAAAAGCTGCTGGCGCGGTTCGACCAGGCAGCGATCTTTTTGTTCATCGCGGGGTCTTACACACCGTTTCTGGCCGTCATGGGCGGGACCACGACCGGCATGCTGATGACGACATTTGTGTGGGGGGCTTCGCTGATCGGCGTCGCACTCAAGCTGATTGTACCCGAGCATTTCGGCCGGTTGGCCATTGCCCTCTATCTGGCCATTGGCTGGAGTGGCATTCTGGTGTTCCAGTCGCTGGCGCAGACCCTGCCGCCCACAACCATGTGGCTGCTGCTGGCCGGTGGCGTCACCTATTCCCTCGGAATCATTTTCCACCTTTGGGAAAAGCTCAAGTTCCAGAACGCATTATGGCATGTGTTCGTGGTCGGCGGCGCCAGTCTGCATCTGTGGGCCGTCATCGACTTCATGGTCATCCACCGCTTCTAA
- a CDS encoding VOC family protein, producing the protein MQYLHTMVRVTNVEDSLRFYCNGLGLEEVKRTDNEKGRFTLIFLRAPGDSGGEVELTYNWDPEEYSGGRNFGHLAYRVKDIYALCQHLSDMGVVINRPPRDGHMAFVRSPDGISIELIQDGDLPPQEPWLSMPNTGSW; encoded by the coding sequence ATGCAATACCTGCACACAATGGTTCGCGTGACCAATGTTGAAGACAGTTTGCGCTTTTACTGCAACGGCTTGGGCCTTGAAGAGGTCAAGCGCACCGACAATGAAAAGGGCCGCTTCACGCTGATCTTTCTGCGCGCGCCTGGCGATAGCGGCGGCGAGGTAGAGCTCACCTACAACTGGGACCCCGAGGAATATTCGGGCGGCCGAAATTTCGGTCACCTGGCCTATCGCGTCAAAGATATCTACGCGCTGTGCCAACATCTGAGCGATATGGGCGTGGTCATCAACCGCCCGCCCCGCGACGGTCACATGGCGTTTGTGCGCTCGCCGGACGGTATTTCGATCGAACTTATCCAGGACGGCGACCTGCCGCCGCAGGAGCCCTGGCTGTCCATGCCCAATACGGGTTCGTGGTAA